The Rhododendron vialii isolate Sample 1 chromosome 6a, ASM3025357v1 genome includes a window with the following:
- the LOC131330779 gene encoding cell division control protein 2 homolog D, with the protein MEKPVMEKSAMEAFEKLEKVGEGTYGKVYRARERATGKIVALKKTRLHEDDEGVPPTTLREISLLRMLSRDPHVVRLMDVKQGQNKEGKTVLYLVFEYMDTDLKKYIKSFRQTGENLPIKTVKSLMYQLCKGVAFCHGHGVLHRDLKPHNLLMDRKTMMLKIADLGLARAFTLPIKKYTHEILTLWYRAPEVLLGATHYSTAVDMWSVGCIFAELVTKQALFPGDSELQQLLHIFRLLGTPNEDVWPGVSKLMNWHEYPQWNPQKLSSAVPNLDENGLDLLLKMLQYEPSKRISAKKAMEHPYFDDLEKAHL; encoded by the exons atggaaaaaCCAGTTATGGAGAAATCAGCAATGGAAGCGTTCGAGAAGCTAGAGAAAGTGGGAGAAGGAACTTATGGGAAGGTGTacagagcaagagagagggCTACGGGTAAGATCGTGGCTTTGAAGAAGACGAGACTCCACGAGGACGATGAAGGAGTCCCTCCAACTACTCTCCGTGAGATTTCCTTGCTTCGTATGCTCTCTAGGGATCCCCATGTCGTCAG ATTGATGGATGTAAAACAAGGCCAGAACAAGGAAGGAAAGACGGTTCTCTACCTGGTGTTTGAGTACATGGACACTGATCTGAAGAAATACATCAAAAGCTTCCGTCAAACTGGAGAGAACCTTCCCATCAAAACAGTCAAG AGCTTGATGTACCAACTCTGCAAAGGTGTTGCTTTCTGTCACGGTCATGGTGTGCTCCACAG GGACCTTAAACCTCACAATCTTTTGATGGACCGAAAGACAATGATGCTCAAAATAGCGGATCTTGGATTGGCCCGAGCATTTACTCTACCTATTAAGAAGTATACTCATGAG ATATTGACACTGTGGTATAGAGCTCCTGAGGTACTTTTGGGAGCTACACATTACTCAACAGCAGTGGACATGTGGTCCGTTGGCTGCATTTTTG CTGAATTGGTGACAAAGCAAGCACTCTTCCCCGGAGATTCTGAATTGCAGCAGCTGCTACACATTTTCAG ATTGTTGGGTACTCCCAATGAAGATGTGTGGCCAGGGGTAAGCAAGCTAATGAACTGGCATGAGTACCCCCAGTGGAACCCTCAAAAATTATCATCAGCTGTACCAAATTTGGATGAGAATGGCCTGGACCTGCTATTG AAGATGCTGCAATATGAACCGTCTAAGCGAATTTCAGCAAAGAAAGCTATGGAACACCCTTACTTTGATGATCTGGAAAAGGCCCATCTCTGA
- the LOC131330780 gene encoding protein PIN-LIKES 3-like isoform X1: protein MKLLDLFVAASIPVIKVLLLTALGSFLALDHINILGEDTRKHMNSIVFYVFNPALVGSNLAQTITYGSLVELWFMPVNILITFIIGSALGWAVNQITRAPTHLRGLVIGCCAAGNLGNILIIIIPAVCKDKGSPFGAPDVCHRYGMAYASLSMAVGAVYLWSYVYNIVRISSSKSSKEVKIVDSPECMSSKETSISEPLSYKEPLLSSVACVVSEDHAAQFALPCTRFEGKAQVPFLDHVKQKIGMLLGKTNLKRLFAPSTIGAIVGFIVGLVPQIRTALIGDTAPLQVIQDSVSLLGDGAIPAVTLILGGNLLRGLKGSEIQKSIILGVIVARYIALPLMGIVIVKGALRFGFVHENPLYQFVLLLQFAVPPAMNIGTITQLFGAGESECSVIMLWTYALASISLTLWSTFFMWLVT, encoded by the exons ATGAAGCTTTTGGATCTCTTTGTTGCCGCGTCGATTCCAGTCATAAAAGTGCTATTGTTAACTGCGCTTGGGTCTTTTCTTGCATTAGATCATATCAACATCTTAGGGGAGGACACGAGGAAGCACATGAACAGC ATTGTATTCTATGTATTCAATCCAGCACTGGTTGGAAGCAACTTGGCCCAAACGATAACATACGGAAGCCTGGTTGAGTT GTGGTTTATGCCGGTCAATATTCTGATCACATTTATTATTGGGTCAGCCCTTGGGTGGGCTGTCAACCAGATCACAAGAGCTCCTACACATCTGCGAGGCCTTGTAATAGGATGTTGTGCTGCAG GAAACTTGGGGAACATTCTTATCATCATAATCCCAGCAGTTTGCAAAGATAAAGGAAGCCCGTTTGGAGCTCCCGATGTCTGTCATCGATACGGAATGGCATATGCTTCACTTTCAATGGCT GTAGGAGCTGTTTATCTGTGGTCTTATGTGTATAACATTGTGCGTATATCTTCAAGTAAGAGCtcaaaagaagtcaaaatagtTGATTCCCCAGAATGTATGTCTTCTAAAGAAACCTCGATATCTGAACCGCTGAGTTACAAGGAGCCATTACTTTCTTCAGTAGCCTGTGTAGTATCTGAAGACCATGCCGCTCAATTTGCACTTCCCTGTACTAGATTTGAGGGGAAAGCTCAG GTGCCATTTTTAGACCATGTCAAGCAAAAAATTGGGATGCTTTTAGGAAAGACCAATCTAAAGAGGTTATTTGCTCCTTCAACTATTGGAGCG ATTGTTGGTTTCATAGTTGGACTTGTACCTCAAATCCGAACAGCATTGATTGGTGATACAGCTCCTCTTCAAGTGATCCAAGACTCTGTTTCTTTGCTGGG GGATGGAGCCATCCCAGCTGTTACCTTGATATTGGGAGGGAACCTTCTTAGGG GTCTAAAGGGATCGGAGATTCAGAAGTCCATCATTTTAGGAGTCATTGTTGCTCGTTATATTGCCCTACCTTTGATGGGAATTGTCATTGTTAAAGGGGCATTGCGTTTTGGTTTTGTGCATGAAAATCCGCTGTATCAGTTTGTTCTTTTACTACAATTTGCAGTTCCACCGGCGATGAACATAG GCACCATAACTCAGTTGTTTGGAGCTGGTGAGAGTGAATGTTCTGTTATTATGCTGTGGACTTATGCACTGGCTTCCATTTCACTTACTCTTTGGTCCACCTTCTTCATGTGGCTGGTAACTTGA
- the LOC131330780 gene encoding protein PIN-LIKES 4-like isoform X2 yields MKLLDLFVAASIPVIKVLLLTALGSFLALDHINILGEDTRKHMNSIVFYVFNPALVGSNLAQTITYGSLVELWFMPVNILITFIIGSALGWAVNQITRAPTHLRGLVIGCCAAGNLGNILIIIIPAVCKDKGSPFGAPDVCHRYGMAYASLSMAVPFLDHVKQKIGMLLGKTNLKRLFAPSTIGAIVGFIVGLVPQIRTALIGDTAPLQVIQDSVSLLGDGAIPAVTLILGGNLLRGLKGSEIQKSIILGVIVARYIALPLMGIVIVKGALRFGFVHENPLYQFVLLLQFAVPPAMNIGTITQLFGAGESECSVIMLWTYALASISLTLWSTFFMWLVT; encoded by the exons ATGAAGCTTTTGGATCTCTTTGTTGCCGCGTCGATTCCAGTCATAAAAGTGCTATTGTTAACTGCGCTTGGGTCTTTTCTTGCATTAGATCATATCAACATCTTAGGGGAGGACACGAGGAAGCACATGAACAGC ATTGTATTCTATGTATTCAATCCAGCACTGGTTGGAAGCAACTTGGCCCAAACGATAACATACGGAAGCCTGGTTGAGTT GTGGTTTATGCCGGTCAATATTCTGATCACATTTATTATTGGGTCAGCCCTTGGGTGGGCTGTCAACCAGATCACAAGAGCTCCTACACATCTGCGAGGCCTTGTAATAGGATGTTGTGCTGCAG GAAACTTGGGGAACATTCTTATCATCATAATCCCAGCAGTTTGCAAAGATAAAGGAAGCCCGTTTGGAGCTCCCGATGTCTGTCATCGATACGGAATGGCATATGCTTCACTTTCAATGGCT GTGCCATTTTTAGACCATGTCAAGCAAAAAATTGGGATGCTTTTAGGAAAGACCAATCTAAAGAGGTTATTTGCTCCTTCAACTATTGGAGCG ATTGTTGGTTTCATAGTTGGACTTGTACCTCAAATCCGAACAGCATTGATTGGTGATACAGCTCCTCTTCAAGTGATCCAAGACTCTGTTTCTTTGCTGGG GGATGGAGCCATCCCAGCTGTTACCTTGATATTGGGAGGGAACCTTCTTAGGG GTCTAAAGGGATCGGAGATTCAGAAGTCCATCATTTTAGGAGTCATTGTTGCTCGTTATATTGCCCTACCTTTGATGGGAATTGTCATTGTTAAAGGGGCATTGCGTTTTGGTTTTGTGCATGAAAATCCGCTGTATCAGTTTGTTCTTTTACTACAATTTGCAGTTCCACCGGCGATGAACATAG GCACCATAACTCAGTTGTTTGGAGCTGGTGAGAGTGAATGTTCTGTTATTATGCTGTGGACTTATGCACTGGCTTCCATTTCACTTACTCTTTGGTCCACCTTCTTCATGTGGCTGGTAACTTGA
- the LOC131330781 gene encoding AT-hook motif nuclear-localized protein 27, whose amino-acid sequence MAGFEPGQGSRYVQQLFRPELHLQTLSLPTTTQPSDNSTDDSPDKDHKTIDTDTPTAATSSGGATPSSRRPRGRPPGSKNKPKPPIIVTRDSPNALRSHVLEVSAGADIVESVSVYARRRGRGVCVLSGNGTVSNVTLRQPAAPAGSVVTLHGRFEILSLSGTVLPPPAPPGAGGLSIFLSGGQGQVVGGIVVGPLVASGPVVLMAASFANAVFERLPLEEEEGGGGGGVQQVQPAASQASRVTGGGGAHLGDGGVCNLFGMGAGNASSGNNNYSFSAGTDAFGSWGTSGTGSRPPF is encoded by the coding sequence atggCTGGGTTCGAACCGGGTCAAGGTTCTCGCTACGTTCAGCAGCTCTTCAGACCGGAGTTACACTTACAAACCCTATCTCTACCAACAACCACCCAACCATCAGATAATTCCACCGACGACTCACCCGACAAAGACCACAAGACCATCGACACAGACACACCCACCGCTGCCACCAGCTCTGGCGGCGCAACGCCCTCCTCCCGTCGCCCTCGGGGCCGTCCCCCCGGCTCCAAAAACAAGCCTAAGCCTCCCATAATCGTCACACGGGACAGCCCCAACGCACTCCGATCCCACGTGCTCGAAGTCTCCGCGGGCGCCGACATCGTCGAGAGCGTCTCGGTTTACGCCAGgcggagagggagaggggtGTGCGTCCTCAGCGGTAATGGCACGGTTTCGAACGTTACGCTGCGTCAGCCGGCTGCTCCGGCTGGTAGCGTGGTAACATTACACGGCCGCTTCGAGATACTTTCATTGTCCGGGACGGTGCTTCCGCCGCCGGCGCCGCCTGGGGCTGGTGGTTTGTCGATATTTTTGTCGGGTGGACAGGGACAGGTTGTGGGTGGGATCGTGGTGGGTCCATTGGTGGCGTCGGGTCCGGTAGTTTTGATGGCAGCGTCGTTTGCGAATGCGGTGTTTGAAAGGTTACCgttggaggaggaggaaggaggaggaggaggaggtgtgCAGCAGGTTCAGCCGGCAGCGTCACAGGCGTCGCGTGTAACCGGAGGTGGAGGGGCGCATTTGGGTGATGGTGGTGTTTGTAATTTGTTTGGTATGGGAGCTGGAAATGCATCTTCAGGTAATAATAACTATTCGTTTTCAGCAGGTACTGATGCGTTTGGATCATGGGGTACTAGTGGTACTGGTTCGAGGCCTCCTTTTTAA
- the LOC131330783 gene encoding uncharacterized protein LOC131330783, which produces MGSSSWRRTFGNVRSFVGNSMGGLRGGTNLASWVVAGTLAYFLWVKPSQDLKREQQERAALAAAAAASDPYRYVEKRKPIPDPQETGLVYGNKNRSNKSED; this is translated from the exons ATGGGGAGCAGCAGTTGGAGAAGGACGTTTGGAAATGTGAGGTCGTTCGTTGGGAATTCCATGGGAGGTTTGAGGGGAGGAACCAACTTGGCGTCCTGGGTCGTCGCCGGAACCCTAGCTTATTTCCTTTGGGTCAAGCCATCCCAAGACCTCAAACGAGAACAACAg GAAAGAGCGGCTTTGGCTGCAGCGGCTGCAGCTTCAGATCCTTATCGTTACGTCGAGAAACGAAAACCCATTCCTGATCCTCAG GAAACCGGTCTGGTGTATGGAAACAAGAATAGAAGTAATAAATCCGAAGACTAG